The window AATAGAAGTTAGCATGTGAGTGATAAACGAACAACACACCATAGTTTTTGGTCACTGCCATATGCACTGTGAGGGCTTTGTGAAGTTCAGGAACCCTTTTCAGAGAGAAGTCAAGAGGTTTGCACGCACATGcataccctcccccccccccccaattttctaTGATGTTCCAATTTGGAAACAAATCAATACGATTAAATTTGTTTTCATGTTACTGATAGTGCGTTTAGGGATATCTAGCACCTGTGTGGTATTTTGTGTTTTAAGATACAGTACAAATAATTATTCTTCAAAGTGCAGTgggactttttttccttccccctcactcCAGTTTCCCTATTGGTAAAATAAGATTAAAATGCTTTGCAAAGTGTGGTACCCTGAATCAATGGTAGAACAGGGATCAGACCTTAGAGCACCTTACTGTCAGCTGAGacttatttttctaaattattaCAAGTATAAGATTACTGCTAAATAACAGTCTTTTGGGTCTAGGAAATAGCTTTGTTTTAAACTTCACTTTTTCATGTTGGAAGTtgggattcttttctttctgcttgtgtGCGGGTGTGGGATGTGTTTATTCACAGCAATGTAATCCAGGGAAGTAACTCTGAAAACCTGAACTACATGCTATGTATATCAGTTCCTTTCCtgcaagtcacttttttttttttttttttttaacaagactaACAGGGATGGGGAGACAAGCCGTGCTCTGGTTGAGGGTGAGGGTGAGAGTTGAGCTGATTGTTAAAAGTTTTGCCTCAGGCATAGGATCTATTTCAGATGACCTTCATCATGAGCAGACAGTATGTGGGTGGTGTCAGCTTTGTTTTCTGACTTGTCCTAACAGCCAGTAATCCGATTACCTTTAGGTTGACATTGCTGATATCTATGAGTCTATCCGGGAAAGACAGCGTCATGACAGCGAAAGGTCTACCTGCAGTACCTTAGAGAAGAATGACATTGAAGCCGTTGAAGCGCTTGTTTGTATGAGCTCCTGGGGTCAAAGAGCACAGAAGGGTGACATATTAAAGATAAGACCGCTTACACCCTTCTCAGATTCGGGTGATTTCACAATGCACGCTGAAGCTACGTCTGAATTACCAAAGGATTATTTATCTACACTGGTAAGAAAAACATGAATGCAAATAAATATGTATGACATTTTGACATTACATCCCTGCAATGTTTTAACTTAGCTGGAAAAAACATTTGTCTTGCTTCTGTATGGAATAGGTACAGTATAGCCAgcagtatgtttgtgtgtgtatgttaaTACATAGAATATTAAGGTGTCCAttgttgggtttgggtttttctgcTGTCTCCTGAATAGCATATGTAGTGCTTTGATCTCTTGTTAAGTCTAAGTGGGAAAGCTTTTACCACCAGGGTATTCACTTTGACAAGTGTGCTAAGAAATCTTATTTGGATGGTTATTATAATTTTCTTGGAGTACTTTGAGTAAGAGAGTGGCAGAATGAGCCTCAGCAACTTGGCATTGATTTACCTGCAAGGACTATAAGAAGAAGACTTTTGATGACATTTGGTTTCACTTTAGTGCTGTATGAGAAATCATAAAAACTAACTAATTTTACTATTTCATAATGGTAACTTGTACTATGTGTTTCTACATGTAGTCTATTGTTTCTCCAAAGTATTGGTCTACTGTTGCTGACTAATGTCAGTTGAATCACATTTTTTTGTTGCAATTTTTGTGCAACAAAAGAAGATATTAAGAAAGGGCTTTATGCTATTCAGGCTTTAGAAGGTTACGATGCTTATTTCAACCAGTAGGCTTTTAGTATACAGGTATgtcaggaaaaagaagaagagagagtaGAGGAAAAAATTGAGATGGGATGACAGCTGGTTAATGGGCTTCTTTTGTCACGCTCCTGCCTCTTAGTATTGGAACTGTCTCTCCAGCAGCATAGGAAATAGGCATGAATTTTCAGTGTCAAAGAAAGAAGGCGATGTGGTAGCAGCAAGAGAGCATAGAGAGAAATGGATAAATAAGAGAAGGGAGAGCATTTCCAGTTGTGTTCATCTCAGCAGTAGCCATCAGTTCATTGGGTAATCATTAATAAAAGATCTAGGTCTCAATGGAAGTTTGAAATTTAAATCGCTATGTATTGctaatttattttctgtgaacAGCAGAGAGGTCGTAGCATCTTAATAAGCTGCACTCGTtactgaggagaagaaatgagagtTTTCTTGTTGTACAGTGAGTTGACATGCAATGTTTTATGCAGGTTTACATCTGCATCATTGTCTTCCTTTTATTGGTAGAGTTTTGAACCTGTTCAGAATGGCCATCAGATGAGAAGTGTATGCTTTAATCATAGTTTCTCCACTATGCAGGCTTTCAGAAACTTGAGGAGGATAGTTTTATTTTCACAGTAAGGTTGCGGAAAATTGTCCTATAACATTGCACTGTTGTATaatggtattttctttttttgcagtgtatGACCCCTCCTCACAGCCCTGACTTTGTTGAGATATCAGCTGCTATGCTCCTCTCCTCACAAGTCACTTATTCCAAACCGAGGACTGTCATGGCAAATACAGCTGCCTGTTCAGTCACATCTGCGACCTGTGCATCTCCCATAACCAAGCCATCAGTTATAAACATGGAGAGACAGTGCAGTCAGAAGCCAGTGATATCTGAATCCTTTGCCCCTCAGCCTTGCAGGGCCATGGCGACAAGTGTGATACGTCACACAGGTGACAGTTCTGCTTACCAACACATTCCTGCTGTGCAAGAGAAGACAAAGGTAACTTCAGGCTACAGCAGTTCCGAAGATTGGTGTGGAGCAGATGACCGAAGATGTTCCAGACTGCCACAGGACACGCATGCTGCTGATGGTTTAATTAACAAAACCTCTCCAGTACCTCAACCTTATGTGCATGACTCCAGTGATATTGTGACCAATAAGGGACAACTACCAGTCCGGCCTGCTTCACCACAGACCCACTTACCAAAGAATTGTGAGAACGACTTGCAAAAAAGAGCTACCTCAGGGACACCTGTCCCTGTTTCAAGCCCCCAAGTTCTCTGTCAAATGATCCCTTTAAATGGACAAAGCAGTATGATTAATGCCTATGTCAAGCCTTCAGCTCCAACAGTTTCAACTCCAGTCAAACCAATTTTACCACAGACAACTCCTCTTTCTCAGCCTGTACTCATGGGACCTTCTGTGCCTCAGGGGACTGTTATGTTGGTTCTTCCACAGACTGCTGTCACACAGACACCACAGTGCCCACAAACAGTAATGACTGTTGGGAGCACCAAGTTACTGCCCCTTGCTCCTGCTCCTGTGTTTATAGCTTCTGGTCAAAGCTGTGCCCCCCAGATGGACTTTTCTAGACGGAGGAATTATGTTTGCAACTTTCCAGGGTGCAAGAAAACCTATTTCAAAAGTTCCCACCTCAAAGCCCACCTTCGCACTCACACTGGTATGTAAGACACGAAAGTCCTCTGTTGCTATGGCTCTTACTTACATTAGGGTGTTGAAATGTGCTGTTTTtctggggtgggaggggaagaagcAGGTGATTGGGAAATGTCTACTCGTCTTGGAGAATGGAAGAATGTTCATTCTCTGTGGGCAAGCGAAACAAGATGGACTTTGTTCTGAGACCTCAGCCGACCTGATAATGTTAGCTGAATTTCACAGGCTTTAGGTGGAGCAAAGCTTAgcttgtgtgtttgtgtttagATATGAGTGGAATTCTGACATTTGGAACTAGTGAATTGtgcaaggttttttgtttgttttgtttttttgttttgagtaTGGGAAGAGTTTGGTGTGTAAATAAACCATAGCAGGTAGTTGGTCTTAATTCTAGGGGACAGTGAGCTTCATATAGCTGAATCTACTTAAAATGGTTGATTCatgagtaaaagaaaagaaaaaaattaatttactgCACATTGCTTTCTAGAGTTTTGTCTAGGCTAAATATGTATGTATTAAGATTTTGGGCTACTGTGTTAGAAGGTAGAGCTGCTGCAGGAACATAGTGGATCTATTTAGTTGCTTAGAGAAAGGGAATTCTAAAGgtaaataaatgtaattaatatGAGCTGACTTGCTCCATAAAATCTGGTTATCTTGGAGACAGTATAAACGTGTTTTACTTATCCTTTTCCTAGGTTAGAGATCCTGTCATGTTAAAACTCAATTTTGAGCTCTTGGAAGGAGTTGCTCTTTATATTGAGGGATAGTCATAGTGGGAGATTGGTACAGAA is drawn from Apteryx mantelli isolate bAptMan1 chromosome 3, bAptMan1.hap1, whole genome shotgun sequence and contains these coding sequences:
- the KLF11 gene encoding Krueppel-like factor 11 produces the protein MHGSPCSEMGDAPAVDIADIYESIRERQRHDSERSTCSTLEKNDIEAVEALVCMSSWGQRAQKGDILKIRPLTPFSDSGDFTMHAEATSELPKDYLSTLCMTPPHSPDFVEISAAMLLSSQVTYSKPRTVMANTAACSVTSATCASPITKPSVINMERQCSQKPVISESFAPQPCRAMATSVIRHTGDSSAYQHIPAVQEKTKVTSGYSSSEDWCGADDRRCSRLPQDTHAADGLINKTSPVPQPYVHDSSDIVTNKGQLPVRPASPQTHLPKNCENDLQKRATSGTPVPVSSPQVLCQMIPLNGQSSMINAYVKPSAPTVSTPVKPILPQTTPLSQPVLMGPSVPQGTVMLVLPQTAVTQTPQCPQTVMTVGSTKLLPLAPAPVFIASGQSCAPQMDFSRRRNYVCNFPGCKKTYFKSSHLKAHLRTHTGEKPFSCNWEGCDKKFARSDELSRHRRTHTGEKKFACPVCERRFMRSDHLTKHTRRHMTTKKIPSWQTEVGKLNRIAAAEKPKSSSALSMLIPMPSSVCQG